In Leptotrichia sp. oral taxon 221, the DNA window ATCTTCAATACCTCTAAAATAACTAAAAAAGAATTCTTCACAAACCAAAAAAGAGAAACCAAACAATTTCTCTTCTACTCTTAATTAATTGATATTTTACTTATTTTCATTATATTTTGATTGATACAATAACTAATTACTTATAATTCTTTTATTTTGGTAATTTACAAATTCCAGGTTTTACTTCTGCTTTTGGAGCTGGAACTCCACAAGTTGATGATGCAGGTTTTTCCACTTTTGCTGGTTTTGCTGCTGTTTTTTGAACTACTTTTTTTGGTGCAACCTTTTTAGGTGTTACTTTTTTAGCAACTGTTTTTTTTGTAACTCTGTTTCTTCTAGTAGTTTTCGCATTCGCAACAGAAAATGTCATCATCATCATTGCCAATACTGATAAAGTCAATACTTTTTTCATATCTTCCTCCAAATTTTTTTAATTTTCTTTTTGATTATTCTAACATTTTTCTCTTTATTTTCTATTTGGAATTTTTTTATTTTCACATACTATGAATTTATAAGATTCCATATTATTTTTTTGGAATAAGTAACAAAAATATTCAATAAAAATCAACTTTCATACTCTTTTTCATAACAAACAAAAAGAATTCTAAAAAAAATTGTAATCTTTTCTCAAATAGGATATAATCAAACTATCAAAAAGAAAGGAGCGATTCTATTTAAGAATCAAAATAATATGAAATTTAATGACTATAAATATGAAAAAATTAACATTGATGAAACAAAAGAAAAATTTTCAAATTTAATTAAGAGTTTTTCTGATGCAGAAAACCTTGAAGAACAAACAAAATATATGGATGAAATTATTAAGTTGAGAAATCATATTGAGACAATGGAAACATTAGTATCAATTAGACATAGTATTGACACGACTGATGAATTTTACGATAAAGAAAATGAGTATGTGGATGAAATTTCACCTATTTTATTTGGATTTATTTCTGAATTTTACAAAGCATTAGTAAATTCAAAATTTAGAGCTGATCTTGAGAAAAAATATGGAAAATTTTTATTCGATTTAGCTGAAAATACATTGAAAACTTTTAATGAAGAAATTATTCCTGATTTGCAAGAGGAAAATAGACTTTCTAGTAAATATAGCAAATTAATTGCAAGTGCAAAAATTCAATTTGATGGAGAGGAAAAAAATCTTTCTGAAATGGTTCCTTACACGCAATCAAAAGATAGAAATGTTAGAATTGAAGCGAGTAAAAAAGTAGCTCATTTCTTTAAAGAGAATAAAGATAAGTTTGATAAAATTTATGATGGTCTTGTAAAAGTTAGAACTACAATTGCACAAAAATTAGGATACAAAAATTATGTTGAATTGGGATATGCACGACTTTCTAGACTTGAATATGATTCTGAAATGGTAGCTTCATACAGAAAACAAGTTTTAGAAAATATTGTTCCTCTTCATACAGAACTTAGACAAAGACAAGCAAAAAGACTTGGTCTAGATAAATTAAAATTTTATGATGAGCCAATTAAATTTAATTCTGGGAATGCTGATCCACATGGAGATCCTGAATGGATTTTGAATCATGGAAAAACTATGTACAATGAACTTTCAAAAGAAACTGCTGAATTTTTCTCGTTTATGACAGAAAAAAATCTTTTGGACTTATTGTCTAAAAAAGGTAAAATGAGTGGTGGTTATTGTACTTACATTCCTGAATATAAATCGCCTTACATTTTTGCTAATTTTAATGGGACTTCTCACGATGTGGATGTTTTAACACACGAAGCTGGACATGCATTCCAAGTTTACCAAAGTCGTGGATATGAAATTCCTGAATATTTATGGCCTACTTATGAAGCATGTGAAATTCATTCAATGAGTATGGAATTTTTAACTTGGCCATGGATGGATCTTTTCTTTGAAAATGATGCTGAAAAATATAAATTTATCCATTTGTCGGAAGCTTTACTATTCATTCCATACGGAGTTACTGTGGATGAATTCCAACATTGGGTTTATGAAAATCCAAATGCAACGCCTGACGACCGTAGAGCAAAATGGCTTGAAATTGAGAAAAAATATTTGCCAACTAGAGATTATGGAGAAGTTGATGACTTGAAAGAAGGAATTTTCTGGTTTAGACAAGGACATATTTTTAATTCGCCTTTTTACTACATTGATTACACACTAGCTCAAGTTTGTGCATTCCAATTTTGGATAAAATCTCAAGAAAATCGTGAAAAAGCATGGGACGAATATTTGGCACTTTGTAAATTAGGAGGTAGCAAACCTTTCTTTGAATTAATGAAAGCTGCCAACTTGAAAAATCCATTTGAGCAAGGAACTATTGCTTCTGTAATTCCTAAAATTAGAGAGTTTTTAGAAAGTATTGACGATATGAAATTATAATTATTAAATCAATAATAATATATCTTATTTATATCACTATTAGATATTTATATAACTAAAACTATTGATTTTTTTTAAATTTATGTTATAATTTTTATGTACAAATAAATTAGAACTAAATATAGGGGGTAACTTATGATTTACGAAAATATTTTAGAACTTATCGGAAATACACCGGTTGTGAAATTAAATTTGAAAGGTCAAGATGAAAATATTGCTGACGTTTA includes these proteins:
- a CDS encoding M3 family oligoendopeptidase, with amino-acid sequence MKFNDYKYEKINIDETKEKFSNLIKSFSDAENLEEQTKYMDEIIKLRNHIETMETLVSIRHSIDTTDEFYDKENEYVDEISPILFGFISEFYKALVNSKFRADLEKKYGKFLFDLAENTLKTFNEEIIPDLQEENRLSSKYSKLIASAKIQFDGEEKNLSEMVPYTQSKDRNVRIEASKKVAHFFKENKDKFDKIYDGLVKVRTTIAQKLGYKNYVELGYARLSRLEYDSEMVASYRKQVLENIVPLHTELRQRQAKRLGLDKLKFYDEPIKFNSGNADPHGDPEWILNHGKTMYNELSKETAEFFSFMTEKNLLDLLSKKGKMSGGYCTYIPEYKSPYIFANFNGTSHDVDVLTHEAGHAFQVYQSRGYEIPEYLWPTYEACEIHSMSMEFLTWPWMDLFFENDAEKYKFIHLSEALLFIPYGVTVDEFQHWVYENPNATPDDRRAKWLEIEKKYLPTRDYGEVDDLKEGIFWFRQGHIFNSPFYYIDYTLAQVCAFQFWIKSQENREKAWDEYLALCKLGGSKPFFELMKAANLKNPFEQGTIASVIPKIREFLESIDDMKL